DNA from Halobaculum sp. XH14:
ACAGGGAGCGCGCGGGCGTGACCGAGATCGCCTCGGAGATCGGCCGCGCGAAAAGCACGGTTCACGGCCACCTGCAGTCGCTGCGCGAGGCGGGGCTCGTGGTCAGGGACGGCGACGAGTACCGGCTCAGCCTCGCGTTCCTGAACTTCGGGAAGGGCGTCCAGACCACGCATCCGATCTACGAGGTGGCGGAGCCGAAAGTCGACGAACTCGCGGAGATCTCGAAGGAGAAGGCGTGGTGTTTCGTCGAGCAGCGCGGCTACGCCGTCTACCTCCTGGGCAGCCAGGGCGAGAACGCGACGAAGACCCCGGCGCGCGTCGGCCACCACAGGCACATCCACCAGCTCGCCGGCGGGAAGGCGATCCTCGCGCACCTCCCCGAGGACCGGCTCGCGGAGATCATCGCCGACCACGGCCTGCCGTCGGCGACCTCACACACGATCACCGACGAGTCGGCGCTCCGCTCGGAGCTGGAGGCGATCCGGGAGCGCGGGTTCTCGCTCAACGTGGAGGAGGCCATGACCGGGCTCAACGCCATCTCGGTTCCGGTCCTCGACGTCGAGGGAGGCGTGTACGGCGCGCTCAGCATCGGCGGGCCAGCCCACCGCCTGACGCGCGAGCACATGGAAGAGGAACTCGCACCGATGCTGCTCGGGATCGCGAACGAGGTGGAGATCAACATCAGACACTGGTGAGCCGCAACCGTTCGACGACATCGAACGCCCGTTTGGGCCTTCTATTACAACGCTAATGCTGTAATTCTCTCGAACGATCACCGGGAATCCCGCGAGCGAACCGTCGGGACGCCGTTCGGGGGTCCCCGCGGCACGCGTTCGACAGCGTCGAACGCCCGCGCTCGTGGCCACGGCAGGGCGGGACGGAACCTGTCCGGCGAGCGACCCGTGGCTGAGCGAAGATTTATGGGTACCGGTGCGAGAGAGCGAGCGTGGTTGCTCACAAGAACTACGCGGCGCTGCCACGCCAGAAGCCGTTCAAGGTGAAGGCGACGGCGTCACCGACGGTAGCGGAGGCCGGCGAGACGGCGGACGGCGACCCGCACATGACGATCTACTCGACGGTGCTCACGAACGACTTCATCTCGACGTGGACGACGGGCGAGCCCGGCGCGACCATCCCGTGGCACTCGCACAGTCCGGAGATGTACCAGGTCCTGTTCAACGTCGAGGGGCGGTGCCGCTGGCACTACAAGGACAACGACGGCACCGAGCGGAGCATCGACGGGAACCCCGGCGAGGTCATCTACCTGCCCGCGGGCGCGGAGAACAGGGTCGAGGTGATCGGCGACGAGCAGCACACCCACATCGGGGCGCTGAAGCGACCGCGCGTTCCCCGGCTGGAGCACCTGATGGGTGAGACGGAGGGGCTGTACGACCACACCGAGTTCCCCGCCGCGCTCGTGTACGACGACATGAACGACCGGGTCGTGCGGCAGGTCGACTCCGCGCTCGTCGACTGAGTCTCCCGGGGCGGACGGCGACGAACTGAGGGCGGACGGCGACGGATTGCGACGGACGACGACGAACGAGCGGGGCGCGGCCGACCGGCGTGATCGGTTCCGCGAGTCGCCCGTATGGCGCTTCCGCGCGGACCGGGAACCGCGACGAGCGGTACCTTCTTACCGTCCCTCCCCGAGCATTTCCCATGATGCGGATCGAAGCGCTTCTGGATCGACGCGTGGAGAAGACGCCGGACGGGACCTTCCTCACGTTCCCGGAGTCGAGCGAGACGTACGAATCGGTCGCGAACAGATCCAAGCAGTACGCCAACGCGCTCGCGGAGCGAGGGATCGGGGCGGGCGACGCGGTCGGCCTCTTCCTGCCGAACCGCCCCGAGTTCGTCTACCTCATGTTCGCGACCGCCTACCTCGACGCGGTCACGGCCCCGGCCAACCCCGAGTACAGGGCGGGCGAACTCGAGCACTCGCTCACGCTCTCGGAGCCGGAGGTGCTCGTCACGACGGCCGAACTCGTCGACGTGGCCGTGGAGGCTGCCGCGGGGACCGGCGTCTACGAGATCCTGCTCGTCGACGAGCTGGACGGGTACGAGGAGTTGCCCGCACTCGCCGACGAGCAGCCGACGACGGTCGAGCCGAACGACGGCGACCCGACCGCGGTCGGGCTCCACATGTACACGTCGGGGACGACCGGCCCGCCGAAGGCCGTCGAGTGCCAGCACGAGAACTGGACGATCAGCGCGGTCGACTTCCAGAAGCGGATGGGCTTTACCCACGAGGACACGCTGTTCACGGCGCTCCCGCTGTTCCACGCGAACGCGCAGGTGTACTCGATGCTCGGGGCCGCTGCCGCGGGCGCGGAGGTCATCATCTACGAGCGGTTCTCCTCGTCCAACTGGTGGCAGTGGTGCCGCGAGCACGACGTGACGGAGTTCAACGCGATGGGGAGCATGCTGAAGATGCTCGACAACGTCCCGCCCTCGGCGGTCGACGAGACGAACCCGGTCGAGCAGGTGTTCTCTGCCGGCACGCCCCCCGAGCTGATCGAGCCGTTCGAGGAGCGCTTCGACCTCCGGGTCGTCGAGGGCTACTCGCTGACCGAGGACACGATGTTGATCCTGAATCCCACCTCGGACGAGAAGCGGAGGATCGGGAGCATCGGGCTCCCGCCGGCCGAGAAACGCGTCAAGATCGTCGACGACGAGGGCGAGGAGGTGCCCCGCGGGACGAAAGGCGAGATCCTCCAGCAGGGGCCGACGCTCATGGCCGGCTACCACGGCCAGCCCGAGAAGACGGCCGAGGTCGTCGACGAGGACGGCTGGTTCTCGACCGGCGACTACGGAAAGCTCGACGAGGACGGCTTCCTCTACTTCCTCGACCGGAAGAAGGACATCGTCCGGCGCGGCGGGGAGAACATCTCCTCCTACGAGGTCGAGGGCGTCATCAAGGCGATCGAGGCCGTCGAGGAGGTCGCGGTCATTCCGAGCCCGGACGAGTTCTACACCGAGGTCGTGAAGGCGACCGTGACCGTGAAGGAGGGCCACGACCTCGCGGAGGAAGAGATCGTCGAGCGGTGTCGCGCCGAACTCGCGCCGTTCAAGGTGCCCAGGTACGTCGAGTTCGTCTCGGAGTTCCCGTACACGCCGACGGGGAAGATCCAGAAACAGAAGCTCCGGAGCCGCGAGAAGGAGGAGGACGTCGACCACTGGGAACGGCCCGAGTAGCCGGTCGAACCGATCCATCTGCCCTCCTCG
Protein-coding regions in this window:
- a CDS encoding IclR family transcriptional regulator, encoding MTEGDSLTIKSDRTLLSILTVLGDRERAGVTEIASEIGRAKSTVHGHLQSLREAGLVVRDGDEYRLSLAFLNFGKGVQTTHPIYEVAEPKVDELAEISKEKAWCFVEQRGYAVYLLGSQGENATKTPARVGHHRHIHQLAGGKAILAHLPEDRLAEIIADHGLPSATSHTITDESALRSELEAIRERGFSLNVEEAMTGLNAISVPVLDVEGGVYGALSIGGPAHRLTREHMEEELAPMLLGIANEVEINIRHW
- a CDS encoding cupin domain-containing protein; its protein translation is MVAHKNYAALPRQKPFKVKATASPTVAEAGETADGDPHMTIYSTVLTNDFISTWTTGEPGATIPWHSHSPEMYQVLFNVEGRCRWHYKDNDGTERSIDGNPGEVIYLPAGAENRVEVIGDEQHTHIGALKRPRVPRLEHLMGETEGLYDHTEFPAALVYDDMNDRVVRQVDSALVD
- a CDS encoding class I adenylate-forming enzyme family protein, with the translated sequence MMRIEALLDRRVEKTPDGTFLTFPESSETYESVANRSKQYANALAERGIGAGDAVGLFLPNRPEFVYLMFATAYLDAVTAPANPEYRAGELEHSLTLSEPEVLVTTAELVDVAVEAAAGTGVYEILLVDELDGYEELPALADEQPTTVEPNDGDPTAVGLHMYTSGTTGPPKAVECQHENWTISAVDFQKRMGFTHEDTLFTALPLFHANAQVYSMLGAAAAGAEVIIYERFSSSNWWQWCREHDVTEFNAMGSMLKMLDNVPPSAVDETNPVEQVFSAGTPPELIEPFEERFDLRVVEGYSLTEDTMLILNPTSDEKRRIGSIGLPPAEKRVKIVDDEGEEVPRGTKGEILQQGPTLMAGYHGQPEKTAEVVDEDGWFSTGDYGKLDEDGFLYFLDRKKDIVRRGGENISSYEVEGVIKAIEAVEEVAVIPSPDEFYTEVVKATVTVKEGHDLAEEEIVERCRAELAPFKVPRYVEFVSEFPYTPTGKIQKQKLRSREKEEDVDHWERPE